The following proteins are co-located in the Fluviispira sanaruensis genome:
- a CDS encoding HNH endonuclease: protein MKRCRELNKKLREPRRGKVEHGKENFLCRWCGQSVPKRRRTFCSDVCVHEHKLRSSIDYMREQVFKRDLGVCSNCNLDCEKLKYEAILLLRETDNFKVAEFLSSYSIPVGRIKAFISRNLALWDADHVIPVRNGGGGCGLSGMQTLCSGCHARLSKEQLKKEFIGFVGNTLWEEEMK, encoded by the coding sequence ATGAAAAGATGCCGTGAGCTAAATAAAAAATTAAGGGAACCACGTCGAGGTAAAGTAGAGCATGGAAAGGAAAACTTTTTATGTCGCTGGTGTGGTCAGAGTGTTCCTAAACGGCGTAGGACGTTCTGTTCTGATGTGTGTGTGCATGAGCATAAATTGAGATCAAGCATTGATTATATGCGAGAGCAAGTTTTCAAGAGGGATCTGGGAGTGTGCTCAAATTGTAATTTAGATTGTGAAAAACTTAAGTACGAAGCTATTTTGCTATTGAGAGAAACTGATAATTTTAAGGTAGCAGAATTTTTAAGTTCATACTCAATACCTGTAGGAAGAATCAAAGCCTTCATTAGCAGAAACCTTGCCTTGTGGGATGCGGATCATGTCATACCTGTTCGCAATGGGGGTGGGGGTTGTGGCCTTAGCGGAATGCAAACTCTATGTTCAGGATGTCATGCTAGGTTATCAAAAGAGCAGTTAAAAAAAGAATTTATAGGCTTTGTTGGCAATACACTTTGGGAAGAGGAAATGAAATAA
- a CDS encoding DUF932 domain-containing protein, whose amino-acid sequence MSEFRNFNGSHLTIEQLKKICPAAFASNPKNSVSDKYSFISTEKILNILSQNNFLPYSAYQSSARSEEKALTTKHLIKFRSASDKTFYPLLGGLIPEIILSTSHDGLSSFRFSGGIFRLVCTNGLVVADGSCSNYNIRHMGASEEEIIDAVFEVLSSTTNAVTKTYEMKQIELNQSQKFKFAEEAFQLRWDIKDAPDFSPLRLLEPKRSSDRSNDLFTIFNAAQEKLIRGGIRYYSKNLNGDLERNRTRAINSIDANLKINKGLWSLAEKYLEGKY is encoded by the coding sequence ATGAGTGAATTTAGAAATTTTAATGGGTCTCATCTTACAATTGAGCAGCTTAAAAAAATTTGCCCTGCTGCGTTTGCTTCCAATCCTAAAAATTCAGTTAGTGATAAGTATAGTTTCATTTCTACTGAAAAGATTTTAAATATTTTGTCTCAAAATAATTTTTTGCCTTACTCTGCCTATCAATCTTCTGCTCGTTCTGAAGAAAAAGCATTGACGACAAAACATCTTATAAAATTCCGATCAGCTTCAGATAAAACATTTTATCCATTATTAGGTGGTCTAATTCCTGAAATAATACTGTCAACATCGCATGATGGGTTATCGTCTTTTCGTTTCAGTGGAGGGATATTTAGATTAGTTTGCACAAATGGACTAGTTGTAGCCGATGGTTCTTGTTCAAACTATAATATAAGACATATGGGGGCTAGTGAAGAAGAAATCATTGATGCAGTATTTGAAGTTTTATCATCAACAACAAACGCTGTAACAAAGACATATGAAATGAAGCAAATTGAATTAAACCAAAGCCAAAAATTTAAATTTGCAGAAGAGGCATTTCAACTTCGTTGGGATATCAAAGATGCACCCGATTTTTCACCATTGCGTTTACTTGAGCCAAAAAGATCGTCAGATAGATCAAATGATCTTTTTACAATTTTTAATGCAGCTCAAGAAAAGCTGATCCGAGGCGGGATTCGTTACTATTCTAAAAATCTTAATGGTGATCTAGAAAGAAACAGAACTAGAGCAATTAACTCTATTGACGCAAATTTAAAGATTAACAAAGGCCTGTGGTCTTTAGCAGAAAAATATTTAGAAGGTAAATATTGA